In Nicotiana tabacum cultivar K326 chromosome 11, ASM71507v2, whole genome shotgun sequence, a single window of DNA contains:
- the LOC107763333 gene encoding em-like protein: MATEQERAELDRKAREGETAVPGGAGGKSLEAQEHLAEGRSRGGQTRKEQIGEEGYQEMGRKGGFSSSGASGGERAQEEGVPIDESKYKTKT, encoded by the exons atggcaACAGAGCAGGAAAGAGCAGAACTAGACCGAAAGGCAAGGGAAGGAGAGACAGCGGTTCCAGGCGGAGCTGGTGGAAAAAGTCTTGAGGCCCAGGAACACCTTGCCGAGG GGAGGAGCAGAGGAGGGCAGACGAGGAAGGAGCAGATTGGAGAGGAAGGGTACCAAGAGATGGGACGCAAGGGAGGCTTCAGCTCGAGCGGCGCCTCGGGTGGAGAGCGCGCTCAGGAGGAAGGCGTCCCAATTGACGAGTCCAAGTACAAAACCAAGACCTGA
- the LOC107763332 gene encoding endoglucanase 13-like — protein sequence MSSKSHNFVIGFCFVILFGNAVSVDYGTALTKSLLYFEAQRSGKLPPNQRVQWRGDSALNDGKDAGIDLTGGYYDAGDNVKFGFPMAFTVTMLAWSVVEFGEKLEAKKELTNALNAIKWGTEYFIKAHTQPHIFYGEVGDGNSDHECWERPEDMTTPRNSYKVDEQHPGSDLVGETAAAFAAAAIAFNKSDSSYSSQLLIHAKELFDLAIKFQGQYQTSISVAGQFYSSTGYEDELLWAATWLLKATQDKTYLDYINDQATSSGGTRSMFSWDDKYVGAQVLIAQNLLEKKFPGDESLLNQYKKNAEEFICNCIHKGNNNIKKTNGGLLWWQPWNNLQYVTAATFVITSYADTLFATKNSLQCATGTVESSNLIMFVKSQVDYILGENPKKMSYMVGFGTNYPQKIHHRGASIVSIKKDRATVSCNEGFILWFYKNAANPNILDGAIVGGPDISDNYNDSRSNFQQAEAATANTAPLVGVLARLTE from the exons ATGTCTTCGAAAAGTCATAATTTTGTGATTGGATTTTGCTTTGTGATTTTATTTGGAAATGCTGTTTCAGTTGATTATGGAACAGCACTTACAAAATCTTTACTGTATTTTGAAGCTCAAAGATCAGGAAAATTGCCTCCTAACCAGCGTGTTCAATGGCGTGGAGATTCAGCACTAAACGATGGTAAAGACGCAGGG ATTGACTTAACAGGAGGATATTATGATGCTGGagacaatgtcaaatttggaTTTCCAATGGCATTTACAGTAACAATGCTAGCATGGAGCGTAGTCGAATTCGGAGAAAAATTAGAAGCCAAGAAAGAACTAACAAATGCTCTGAATGCAATCAAATGGGGAACTGAGTATTTCATTAAAGCACATACACAACCTCATATATTTTATGGTGAAGTTGGAGATGGTAATTCTGATCATGAATGTTGGGAAAGACCAGAAGATATGACAACGCCGAGGAATTCGTACAAAGTTGATGAACAACATCCTGGTTCTGATCTTGTTGGTGAAACTGCTGCTGCTTTTGCTGCTGCTGCCATTGCTTTTAACAAGTCTGATTCGAGTTATTCTTCTCAACTTCTCATCCATGCAAAAGAG TTATTTGATCTTGCTATAAAGTTCCAAGGCCAGTACCAAACTAGCATTTCAGTGGCAGGTCAATTCTACAGTAGTACCGGCTATGAG GATGAACTCTTGTGGGCTGCTACTTGGTTACTAAAAGCTACCCAAGACAAAACATACCTAGATTACATCAATGATCAAGCCACTAGTTCAGGAGGCACTAGATCCATGTTTTCTTGGGATGACAAGTATGTCGGCGCACAAGTCCTGATCGCCCAG AATCTGCTGGAGAAGAAATTTCCAGGGGATGAAAGTTTATTGAATCAATACAAGAAAAATGCTGAGGAATTCATATGCAACTGCATACACAAAGGGAACAATAACATAAAGAAAACTAATGGAGGACTTCTATGGTGGCAACCATGGAATAATCTTCAATATGTTACAGCTGCAACATTTGTCATTACCAGTTATGCAGATACACTATTTGCTACTAAAAATTCTCTTCAATGTGCTACTGGAACAGTGGAATCTTCGAACCTAATCATGTTCGTCAAATCTCAG GTGGATTATATACTTGGCGAAAACCCGAAAAAAATGAGTTATATGGTAGGGTTTGGGACAAATTACCCACAAAAGATTCATCACAGAGGAGCATCAATTGTGTCAATCAAGAAAGACAGGGCTACAGTGAGTTGCAATGAAGGTTTCATTTTATGGTTTTATAAAAATGCAGCAAATCCAAATATTTTAGATGGGGCAATAGTTGGAGGACCTGATATTAGTGATAACTATAATGATTCCAGAAGTAATTTTCAGCAAGCTGAAGCAGCTACAGCTAACACAGCACCATTAGTTGGAGTTTTAGCTCGATTAActgaataa